The following nucleotide sequence is from Bremerella alba.
GACCGAAAGCAGGAATAGCCGCCACCATCACCATTTTATCGATCTGTTGCCCTTCCGAATTAAAAGTGCGATCCAACAGAACTCCTCCGCGGCACCCAAGCCTCGGGGGAGTACTGCTGGGAGTTCCTCGCGCATCCCCCCATCGTTCTAGAAAGATCGTTCCCATGAATCTAAACCGTCGAGATCTCTTAAAAGCTACCGCGATGGGGACAGGGGCAGTCATGCTTCCCACAATGCCCCACATGGCAAGGGCAGAATCCTATGGTACCGATCGTTCATTGATGTCTCCGGTCTCCGATCAGGTTGTCTGTGAATGGACTCCCCGATACCCGCGTCACGATCATCAGTTAATCTTTCCACTCGATCAAGACCGTCTCATGCTAGTCTGGTCCGAGTACTACTCGAAAGCCAAAAACCCTTCGAAACAAATCGGTAAGGCGGGAGCCACCGATGAAGTCTCGTGTCAGATTTCGGCCATGACATCAACCGACCAGGGACGGACATGGAGCGATCGACGCGTACTTCAACCCAATCAGTGGAAACATAACGTCAAGCATCCTAATCTCGTGCGGCTAACCAGCGACGAAATCCTGTTCTTCTATGTTGGCTGGGACTCGCCTACCAACCGCAATATCTTCATGCGTCGCTCCGTCGACAATGGAGCTACCTGGGGAGATCAGGTTCAGGTCTCAAAACTAGGTTGGTATTGCAACAACGCCGATCGGGCCCTTCGCCTGAGTACCGGACGCGTGATCTTGCCGGCGCATGGTCCCTTCGACGAAAGTTACATCGGGGGCACAAGCTACAAAGGGGGCGACCTGCATTCCTTCGTCTACTATTCAGACGATGGATTTCAAACGTGGAAAACGAGCAGCAACAGCATGACCGCCGAGGGACGAGGGTGCCACGAACCAACGATTGTCGAGCTAAAAGACGGCCGTCTTTACTGCTTGCTGCGTAATACCAATCAAAGGCAGTATTTCAGCACCTCCAGCGATGGCGGCGAAAGGTGGTCCCAGCCGGAACCCACTGTGCTGACCTCGCCTGAGTCGCCGGCCATTTTGAAACGAATCCCCACCACAGGCGACCTGCTGGTGTTATGGAACAACGTCAGTTCCAAATCGAATTGGCCTAGAACGCCTCTCAGCGTCGCGATTTCCGACGATGAAGCTAAAACTTGGAAGCATGTCAAAGATATCGACAACCGCAAGAACTTTGACGCCGCGTATCCTTCCGTAACCTTCGTGGATGACGAGGCCTTGATTACGTACTACACGCGTTCCGCCAAGTGGAAACGGGATTCGGAGATCACGCAAAGGATCTATAAGATCGATCAATTTTACGAGTAGATCGATAGGATGACGGCCAACACTCCTGCCGTACCTTTTTAGCAAAACATCAGGGATGTTCAGGATAGCTCGTCTATCCTGGTCGGCGCAGCCGTTGGGAATTCGTAGCAAGAAGTGGGTACTGCAAACTTAGTTTCTAGCGAAACTGGGTTGGAACTTCTCACCTCTTCTCTGCTATTTCCCACGGACTTCGTCCGCCAGGATAGACGAGCTATCCCGGCCACCCAACATGCCCACAAAACGCCCGTCGCTTGTCTCTTAACGAACGCCTTTCTTTTATCGATAACTGGTGCTGCTATGTTTCTACGTATCCTCCATTTCACACTGATTCTCCTCGTCCTCGCGACATCGGCCAAAGCTCAAACGAAACAAGCTTCTCAAAAGAATCTTGAGCTTTACGTATTGATGGGACAATCCAACATGGCAGGTCGCGGCGAATTGGAAGATACGCCGGAACCGATCCACCCGCGGGTGCAGATGTTGACGTTCGAGAACCAATGGGAACCGGCGATCGAACCTCTTCATAACGACAATCCGCATCTGGCAGGAGCCGGACTGGGCGCATCGTTCGCGAAGGAGATGGCAGAGGCCAAACCCATGGCCACAATTGGAATTGTGCCCTGCGCCGTGGGTGGAACACCCCTTTCGCGCTGGCAAAAGGGGGGCGAATTATACGAGCGAACCCTGAAACGTATCCAGGCAGCCATGCCAGCCGGAAAGCTCAAGGGTATCGTCTGGCACCAAGGCGAGACCGACGCGTTGGACCCTGATTTGGCGTCGAGCTATGGAGAACGGCTTTCGACGATGATCGAAGATCTTCGAACCGATCTGTCGATGCCCAAACTCCCCTTCGTCGCAGGCCAAGTCGGCGACTTTGCCCCCGACATGCGAAAAGGGAAGACCAACCACTGGAAAATGGTCAATCGTCAAATTGCCGACTTGCCCCAGAGGAATACTTCGGTGGCGGTCGTGGAGTCCGTAGGCCTATCCGATCAAGGAGACTCTGTTCACTTTGATACGCCTTCGCTTCGAACGTTCGGAAAACGCTATGCCGCCGCCATGATAGATCTTCAGGCAAAGGCTGGCTCCGTCGCTCCCTATTCGTCGTTTCTTCCCCTGACCACCAATTCTGTGGCCCAAGTGAATCGTGCGAAAACGGCGGGTCTCCTCGATATCGCCCCGGTCAATCTACCGCAGCAAGACAATTCAGATTGCAATCATTTTGGCTGGCCTATCGCCACCACTGTCGGCGACACCATTGTGGTCATGCACCGGCGTATCCCAGGCCACAACCGCAAGGGAGCAGGAGC
It contains:
- a CDS encoding sialidase family protein, coding for MNLNRRDLLKATAMGTGAVMLPTMPHMARAESYGTDRSLMSPVSDQVVCEWTPRYPRHDHQLIFPLDQDRLMLVWSEYYSKAKNPSKQIGKAGATDEVSCQISAMTSTDQGRTWSDRRVLQPNQWKHNVKHPNLVRLTSDEILFFYVGWDSPTNRNIFMRRSVDNGATWGDQVQVSKLGWYCNNADRALRLSTGRVILPAHGPFDESYIGGTSYKGGDLHSFVYYSDDGFQTWKTSSNSMTAEGRGCHEPTIVELKDGRLYCLLRNTNQRQYFSTSSDGGERWSQPEPTVLTSPESPAILKRIPTTGDLLVLWNNVSSKSNWPRTPLSVAISDDEAKTWKHVKDIDNRKNFDAAYPSVTFVDDEALITYYTRSAKWKRDSEITQRIYKIDQFYE
- a CDS encoding sialate O-acetylesterase, with product MFLRILHFTLILLVLATSAKAQTKQASQKNLELYVLMGQSNMAGRGELEDTPEPIHPRVQMLTFENQWEPAIEPLHNDNPHLAGAGLGASFAKEMAEAKPMATIGIVPCAVGGTPLSRWQKGGELYERTLKRIQAAMPAGKLKGIVWHQGETDALDPDLASSYGERLSTMIEDLRTDLSMPKLPFVAGQVGDFAPDMRKGKTNHWKMVNRQIADLPQRNTSVAVVESVGLSDQGDSVHFDTPSLRTFGKRYAAAMIDLQAKAGSVAPYSSFLPLTTNSVAQVNRAKTAGLLDIAPVNLPQQDNSDCNHFGWPIATTVGDTIVVMHRRIPGHNRKGAGAPDDTMSYGIVLRSEDGGQTWSSPYDLRDCMSPENRTRGGLVPLSHRAKFDPKNMSPEGYKIHLHSIGTTRDGAIVAINNHGVFRSEDAGRTWKHFPKALREDTFPHEMVNLGPRIIDHPQRGLLAFGNWFGEVNTAHTLQNSLVILSSQDGGETWTTDDRPAGFPQYEPAALLFNDEVLFVTRDQTKVRSHKQMAWNKEGNPIVIDTNLKNPRYVDTVDFSFNPVTKRFEIVRSERYHMELWLWSIDPKDWETGQWTRECRLLGCEGKFYQTADGFHPAGAVIDEKKGVQHIFIYSGHPNGPAGIFRITRTLDTRRLTTVISQGQETVSNNH